The following nucleotide sequence is from Aspergillus luchuensis IFO 4308 DNA, chromosome 1, nearly complete sequence.
cttcgtcttctccaggAATTCGTCGTACCGGTTGCGCGTGTTGCGCCCGGCTTCTTCGGTTGCGTCTCCTAGTTTACTGCCTTGCGCGCCTAGGCCCACGCCCTGGGCGTAAACCTCTGTGGCTATCGGCGCGGTCATGCCGGTGCCTTGGGCGCCCAAGCCGGCACCGGTCCATCCCATCTTGCTGAGCAGAGATGCTCCCTTTGATGTGGTTTGTACTGggggctcctcttcctttggcGGGGGCGGAGCGGGTCGGTTCTTCCCTGAGGGCTTGGAGCCGAACGCCTTGCGCCGCTCTCGTGCGCGGTCACGATACTCCGTCGGGGCTGGGATGATGCCGTGCTTGATGAGCTTGCCTGTCGCCTTGGCTACCAGTTCTTCGTCCTGAAGATTTCCACGATGGAGTTGACTGAGCCGCTCGTGGCGATTAACTTCTGCTGATGATTTGAACTGGCGCATGCACAAGTAGCAGCAATTGCGGTTGGGATCGGCATAAGATTGGGATGGTGGAGCGGTTGCTTCGGATGGAGAGACTCCGCGGTCTGAGCCATGCTCTGTGCCCTTTTCATCCGCGTCCTTCTTCTGGATTCCATGCAACTCGGCATGACGGTTGCTCCAGAATTGCAAATGCGATGGGACTGCCATCTTTTTCGctccggcagcggcagccGCTTCCGCCTTGCGTTTCTTTGCTTTATCTGCATCCTTGGACTTTTCGGATTGACCGGCTGGTTTATCGCCCTTGGGATTATCGAGTTCTGCCGTTGATACCGTAAGCTCGTTGGCATAtgcctcttcatcccagTACATAAGTTTCAGCGATGGGTTGTTCAGAGGACTGAATGTGAATTTTTCGTTGCTTGTGGGATTGAGCACCGGAACAAATACACCGGCGTGAATGTAGCTGACCAGAACCGGTCTGGATGATATGGTGAACTTTTCGAACGAGTTTAAACGTGTAATAGCAGCTTGTGCATCCTATCTGGCATTAGAAAGCTTTGGTAGCGTAAAAGCGACATGCTTACCTGAATAGTTGCAAATTCGGCGAATCCGTAGCGCCAGCTCTCGTTACTGCGACGGTCTCTCACCAGCAAGACACGACGGATGGAGCCCTCTCTGGCGCCAAGGTTGGAATCACCTGTAGTAGAAGCCACCTTTGCACCCTTCTTTCCATTACCCGGTGCCTCGTTCCCAGATGCAGGACGATACAGCTTGGCAACACCCTTGGCAAGAAGCTCTTCCGTTACCGAAGGTTCCAGTCCGCGGAAGAGCAGGAATTGAGAGGGTTGGTTCTCCGGCGCAGCATCATTGTCGCCATGGTTTTCCACCTTCGGTGCTGGCAACCCAGGAGGGCCAGCTGGGCCGGCGTCTATCATATTAGAATCGCAATACAAGATAGAAGTCGCAGTGAACGTACCAGGCCGGGGCGCTTGACATCTGAAGCATTTCTGGCGAGTAGAGTAATTCACAATTCCACACTGCATCCGTTAGCTCCATGCTTAGAGACCCCCGTGAAACATACCATCATGCAGTTCCAGTCCGCCTCTGCTCTCGCACGAGCACGGTCCTCCCTTTCACGGCTATATGCGATGCGGACCTTTGTGCCGCGGTCGTCCTGTGCGCTGGGACCATGTAGGTAGATCGTAGGAAAGTTGCGCTCAACGAATGCTCGGGATAAGCTTAGATTCCGAAACCTCAAGAATCCAAGTTGTCGGGACAGCTCTGCCACATGTTAGCTGCATCAGAAATAAGCTACATATCACTCACTCGTCTGTCGATCACGAATGACCCGAACGTCATCTAGGCCCTCAACATGATAAAACTCTTTCAACTCGTTGGTAATCTGTAAACCACGTCGACCGGAACCCGGTGACATGCATTCTCAGCCTCTTGCCATTAAAGGTGTTGGGCGGAGCACCGCTCCGAGTCCACAACAAAAATCAAGGGAAAGGAGTTGTCGAacgtcttcttccaccatgtCCACCGGTaggccatccatcatcacctctcTGCTTTCATGTCCGTAATGCGGTTGTCGGTTGCGGCGAggactgcggctgcggctgcgactGTAGCTTCGGCTCCGACTGTGGTATCCCGGAGAGCGATAGCCCTCGCGGTCGCGATCCCGGTAGGCTGGTCTTCCTCgccttggaggaggggagcgCGACGAGCGCCGTCGAAAGTCATCGCGATCCCGACTGCGGTAACGGGGTCTGGAGTCGACTCGGTCTCTGGAGTAATCGGGTCTTCTGTCCGCCGCGGGCCCACGGGGAGGCGAGCGTGAGAGATCTTCTCATGTGATTTAGTTAGTAACAGCTagatctgaagaagcaaattGACGCTTGTCCAAGGAAAGCATGCGCTCTGTGCTACTGGTTGCGGGGAGGAGAGCGTATACCGCCAGGCGAGCGCGATCGGGATGGCGAACGATCGTCGTACATGCGGCCGTCCCGGTCGTCACGGCGGGGCATAGGTCTGTGGGATGGACCAGGCGGATACCTGGCCTCATCCGGATGGAAATGAGACATGGCTGAGGTGATCGGATACAAGGAGATTGATAgtggtggaagatgagcGGATCATTGCTTGAAGCCAGAAAGCCCCGGACTCGGCAGAATCTGACCGCCCTGCTGCATTCACGAGTAGCTTATTCAATCTCCATCACCCAATTTGTCACATCCAAATGTATTCATTCACTCTAGAGGCATAATTCTCGTTCTTTTCCTAGTACCAGACTGAACCCTTGTGGCTATTGTTATGAATATCACTCTAGTACTCATGGCCATATGGTACAACACCACATCAGTCTTCCCAAGTCGCTTCTGCGCAATTCCATACTAATGGCATGACTTGTCATCTGAGCCATAGTATGCTGCTTGGTAACTGTAGAGATAGCATCCATATGACTTCACTTCAGTTCTACGTGTAGTGATCCTAACTGTTCTTTCCCAATGCCAAGTGCTGCTCAGCTTCTGACTGTCGGTAGCGAACCTAATCAGGTGGCTTTTCTGGCCGAAGTCTGTTGCTGTTCCTTCGCCAATAACGGTTAAGCCGCGGCCAATAACTTCCTGCTAGCGGCTTTCATTACTTCATATGGCATCCAACTAGGGGTAACGAACCATAATAGACCGTTGGAACGACGCAGTTGCCTAACTGAGGGTCTCCACTCCAGCCCTGTTGTTAAGAGAGTCTTGGCAGTCAGCAATTCCGCCCTGTTGCTCCGAGAACCCTGTAGTTTATGCAGGATATGCGCTGACTGAAATACTCAGTGGCTGTGCTGGTTCATTGACGTCCTGTCATATCTCACCAGAGGCCGTTGTAGAGGTTTCGTATGGAGGTCTAACCCAACATTCATTGTTCCTCGTTCGGAAACCCGGAAGGGTCTGAGTTGCGGGCTGCCCCGTAGGGCTGAGCCTATGCGATGCCAATGAAACCACACAGGAAGATACTATTTTGGATCGCCTCAAATATTATTCTGCTGCCTGACACCACCCCCCAATCGGAATTCCCCGTTTCATGGACCCTGACGGGGTTTCTGCACTAGCTTAGTTGAACGGGGCACAATGCAATCACAACAAAGTCTTCTGTATGTCTCTGGCAGCACAAGTCAGGGCCGACGATGTCTCCATGCTGCGCCTTGCCTGGCTTGGCCCTGCCACCTCAGATTTTGCTGTGCTCATTGATGTGCTCGGAGATTTTGGTAATAAATAAGCGCTAATAGTGTGTTCCGCTCAtcaatttcttataaattcCTTCGGAGCACCCTCATTTATCATGCACTGGAGTCTGTGTTATGCTAGACGTGTCACTTGGTGCAACCCAGAGCAGACATGAAGTTTAATGCACTCTTTACGGCTCTAGCCGCCTTGGAGTATATCCAAGGTATATCTCCtatcttcaacatcatcatgcaACACTAACTCATGCTGACTCGCTCATAGGAGGCGTCGCTGTTCCTACAACCGCCGATCTCACATTTGCAGACGTCTCACCTCGCGCATTGGACAATGCCCCTGATGGTTATACCCCGAGCAATGTTTCTTGCCCTGCAAACAGACCGACAATCCGCAGCGCGTCAACCCTGTCATCGAACGAGACAGCATGGCTCGACGTCCGACGCAAGCAGACCGTCTCAGCAATGAAAGACCTTTTCGGTCATATCAACATGAGCTCATTTGACGCCGTCTCATACATCAACAGCCACTCGtccaacatcaccaacatcCCCAACATCGGTATTGCCGTATCTGGCGGTGGCTACAGAGCACTAACCAACGGCGCCGGCGCACTCAAAGCATTCGACAGTCGAACAGAGAATTCAACACACAATGGACAGCTCGGTGGTCTTCTGCAGTCAGCCACATACCTGTCCGGACTATCCGGAGGTGGTTGGCTCCTGGGTTCAATCTACATCAACAACTTCACCACCGTCTCCAACCTACAAACCTACAAAGAGGGCGAAGTCTGGCAGTTCCAGAACTCCATCACGAAAGGCCCCAAGACCAACGGCTTGCAAGCCTGGGACACAGCCAAGTACTACCGCGACCTAGCCAAGGTCGTGGCCGGTAAGAAAGATGCTGGCTTCAACACCTCCTTCACCGACTACTGGGGTCGCGCACTCTCCTACCAACTCATCAACGCGACCGACGGAGGCCCCGGCTACACCTGGTCATCGATCGCATTGACCCAGGACTTCCAGAACGGAAACATGCCCATGCCACTCCTCGTTGCCGACGGCCGTAACCCAGGCGAGACCCTAATCGGCAGCAACTCGACCGTATACGAGTTCAACCCCTGGGAATTCGGCAGCTtcgatccatccatcttcggCTTCGCTCCCCTCGAATACCTGGGCTCCTACTTCGAGAACGGCGAAGTCCCATCCGGTCGATCCTGCGTCCGCGGCTTCGACAACGCAGGCTTCGTCATGGGCACCTCCTCCAGTCTCTTCAACCAATTCATTCTCAAgctcaacaccaccgacaTCCCCTCAGCCCTCAAAACGGTCCTCGCTAGCATCCTCGAAGAGCTAGGCGACCGCAACGACGACATCGCCATCTACTCCCCCAACCCCTTCTACGAGTACCGCAACGCGACAATCTCATACGAAAAGACCCCGGACCTGAACGTCGTCGACGGCGGCGAAGACAAACaaaacctccccctccaccctctcaTCCAACCCGCCCGTAATGTGGACGTCATCTTCGCCGTCGACTCTTCAGCCAGTACCTCTGACAACTGGCCCAACGGTAGTCCCCTCGTCGCTACCTACGAACGTAGTCTCAACTCGACCGGCATCGGCAACGGCACTGCCTTCCCCAGCATCCCAGACAAAAGCACCTTCATCAACCAGGGCTTGAACACCCGTCCGACCTTCTTCGGCTGCAATAGCAGTAACATCACAGGCCATGCGCCCCTCGTCGTCTACCTCCCCAACTACCCATACACGACGTTGTCGAACAAATCGACCTTCCAGCTGAAGTACGAGATCTCGGAGCGTGACGACATGATCACTAATGGCTGGAACGTGGTTACGATGGGTAATGGATCGAGGAAGTCTTACGAGGATTGGCCGACCTGCGCGGGCTGCGCGATTTTGAGTCGCTCGTTTGATCGGACGCATACCCAGGTGCCGGATGTGTGTGAGCGGTGCTTTGAGAAGTATTGCTGGGATGGGACGAGGAATAGTACGGAGCCGGCGGCATATGAGCCCAAGGTGTTGATGACGAGTGCGGGCGTGAGGAACTTGGCGGTGTCgaggtgggtttgggggttggTTCCGGTTGTGCTGGGGGTTTGGTTGATGTGAGTGTGAGTACGGGGGTGTATGCTAGAGATCTTATGGATATGAGGTTACGATAGTTAAACACTTCAGAAAATCCTTACTCAcgtaagaaagaaaagatccCACGTGATGCCTGTTAATTAATTCCTAAACGAAGTAAGTCCCAATACCAAGTACTGAGTTaccgcatcatcatccgatCACTTCGTCCGAAAACATACCAAAATCCCAATCAGTGAAGTGCACTCCTTCTTGCTCGTCCGTCCCCAGTTGAAGTCATTGACCACACCAAAATCCGCCAAGATTCTCTCATTGGCAAGATCTAATTACCTGTCCATCGACACAACCCCCAACACAGCCCATGCCAGCAGCATCCAATCTTGCACGGGGCTGTTCGGCTGCAGACCACCTGCGGGAGATTCCAGTCCACGAGGTCAAGAGAAGTTTCTTCGGATTCTTCATCACCGTTGTTGACAACCTCATCCTGTTCACCCCGAGGACACTTGGCCATGCAGACATTCTGCCAGCAGCATCCCTTGCATGTTCTCTTGCTGCACATGCCGTCGGTGTGGATAATGTCTGTTgaggcggggaggaggtCGATATCAGGCATGGAGTATCCTAGATACATTAGTCGGTTGGTCATAGGAAGGTTGTTTTGTTGGGTTGGGCTCACTCTTGTGCATCTCCGGTGCTGGTGCAACATCATCGCTATCATCATAGACTTCGAGACTGTCATCGTCATAGACATCGAATCCAACGTCAAAACCGACATCACCATCAAAATCATACCCAtactccccatcatcatcatcaacatcatcatccctcttATCCATATAACAATACGTACAAAGCCCCTTCCGGCAACATCCACCCTTACAAGTCCTGCGATTGCATCTAGGCGGTCTGCCAGGAGATTCTATCACACCCAACATTTCGTCAGCTAACCCATCCTACCTACAAAGaatcaaagagagagagagagagaagaaaatacTAACGCCAAGTAGCATCCCCATCGCCCCGCTTGGCCAAATCATTCGGACAATACGCGAGACAGAGACCGTGGTAGCAGCACCCGTTCCCGCAGTCTCTGTTCGTGTGGCATACCGGGGCGGTGATGTCCATGTCTCCTTCTGTGTGGAGGCGGGATTCTGGATGTGTTTTTGTGAGTGGGTAAGGTAGTATAGAtaagtggaggagggaggggggggggtcTACCATCGATGAAACTGCGGACTAGTTCCGTGTGAACGTCATCCTCGTTGTGAAGACAGTAAGCGAGACAGAGACCGTTGTAGCAGCACCCGGTTCCGCAGTCGGTGTCCTTGTAGCACTGGGGGTTATCTGGTCGGGTCAGTATGTTGGTGCGAAGGTGGGAATGTGTTGGGGTGGGCTTACAGATGTCTGTGAAGCTTGGGCCGTCGGCTGGGATGGAGGCTGCTAGGGTAGccaggagggcgaggatgagggttaGGTTCATTTTGAATGTGGATTGTAGGATACGATTTGGTGATAAGGTGTGTTTATGGGGtcaagagggagggaaggagagtgATGGGGGAAGAACTAGAGTAATGGTCATGCTGGGGGGGAATCGGGGTATTTGAAtagtgttgttgatgtgAATACATGATGGAGATTGGGTGTTTAAGACACGGGATGGTCTATAGTGAAGAGTAGCACAGCCATGTTGGTTAATGGTGTTTGTGGGTGGGATTGAATGGTAGGCGTGAatagggaggaggtggtagCGGTTTGGAAATCAAGGGTATATAACGCATGTAATGGATAGCATGGGATTGACTTCTTTCATGTGGTGAGTTGTTGAGCTGAGATGCTCGCAAACAATCTAGTTGCATTGGACTTGAGGACATGTTTAGTGCTTCATCTATGTCCCACAAGCGAAAACATCGGGCAAGCAAGCAACTCGTGAGATGGTTGTCAATGTAGGACACAGTGTCCTGGGAAACGAACTATTAATTGTAACAAGGTATGAGCTTGAGGCTCTTTCACTTGTCGTATCCTCGATGTTTGATAATTGAGCTAGTAATGTCACGAGCACAGCATACTGTCAGACTAATACTCAAAACTACTGTGTGATGAGAATTAAGAATGTTCATTTGGCGGCCGTCTAAAGGCTGCACTATATATAACCAACCCTTATACATATACCATCTCAGTCATAAGACTCAAGCATCCACCAACAGAACAACTGCTTCATACGGGCGTAGAGACCACTTCTGTCCCGAGAACCGCCCCTTCGCCGCTTCAGCGCTTTCATATGAGTTCAAAACGACGTCCTTGACTCCCTTCACGCCATTGGCAGTAGCATCCCACTCCAATGTATTTTCAGTCCAATTGGTGAGAACCAGGGCCTTCTGGTTTTCGTACTGACGAGAGTAGGCAAAGACCTCCTGGCTGTCCTTATCTACCAAGTCGTAATCGCCATAAACAAAGATGTCTAGGTATTTCTTGCGCAGTCCCAGGACGGCAGCCCAGTAATAGTAGATCGAGTTCGGGTCATTGACCTGTGCTTCAGCATTGAAGCGGACATAGTCCGGGTTGACGGACATCCAAGGCTTTGCGTTGGGACCGGTGAATCCACCGTTCGGTGCGCTTGACCACTGCACCGGTGTGCGGCCGTTGTCTCGGGATTTCTTCTGATACTCTTGACGGGCGCTCTTCTGGGCTTCGATGTCATCGGGCCTGTACTTGAGAAGTCTATCATTGAAAGCAATTAGTGAATAGTGTGGATATGTACTGAAGAGAGATCATACCGATGCCAGTGGTTCAGGCAGTCAATGTCCTTGTACTCGTTCATGTCCCATTCAATGGGAACGTTCCTCATTCCAATTTCCTGACCCTGGTACACAAATGGCGTACCAGACTGCAGCGCAAGAACCGTCGCAAGCATTTTACCTGCTTCCGTGCGGAACTCCTCCTTTGCCTGTGCATAGCGATCAATCGAGCGCGGCTGATCGTGGTTCTCCCAGTAAAGAGCGTTCCACCCATCATTATTGTACATGAACTTCTGCCACGTCTCAAAGAAAGCCTTCAGATCAGTAAGCTTCCAGCTCCCGGGCTCGAACTTGTCGTAAGTTCCGTGGTCAATGTCCACATGTTCAAAGTTGAAAATCATGTTGATCTCGTTCCGGTCGTAGCGCACAGCGCGAAGCACCTCCTCGGTGTCTCTAACGAAGGGCATCTCGCCGACACTGAAGGCGTCATACTCCTTCAGAATCTTACCCAGATCCGCAAGGTATTCATGCAGTCTCGGCCCATTGGCGTAGTATTTGTCTCCCCACTGCCAAGGGGTACGAGGGTCCTTCACACGAGCGTCCGGGAAGCGTTGGTCTTTGctgatgaagttgatgacATCCATGCGGAATCCGTCCGCGCCTTTGTCTAGCCAGAAGCGCATGATATCGTGAACCGCCTTGCGGACGGGCGGGTGCTCCCAATTGAGATCGGGCTGTTCTACCGCATAGAGGTGGAGGTAGTATTCCTGCGTGTGCTCGTCCCATTCCCAGGCACTACCTACAAAGTGCGTCAGAACACtcaataaaaatatagaataaccCTAATCAAAGCATCGGACTCACCCTGAAAATGCGACACCCAGTTGTTGGGCGGGTGCCGATTACCCTGCTCATCATACCTGGCCGGCTTCCACACATACCAATTGCGATACTCATTATCCTTGGAGCTGCGCGACTGCTTGAACCACTCATTCTGATCACTAGTGTGGTTGACCACAAGGTCCATAAGGAGCTTCATGCCCCGCTCGTGGCACCCCTGGATCAGTTTTTCGACATCCGCGACCGTGCCGTACTCATCCGCAATGCTATAGTAATCGGCAATATCATAGCCCATATCCACCTGGGGCGATTTGTATGAAGGACATAACCAAACAATGTCCACAcctatattcttgatatagTCCAGCTTGGAGATTATTCCCGGGATGTCACCGATGCCATCA
It contains:
- a CDS encoding putative G-patch domain protein (COG:S;~EggNog:ENOG410PGDM;~InterPro:IPR000467,IPR000504,IPR036443,IPR035979, IPR012677,IPR013087,IPR001876;~PFAM:PF01585,PF00641,PF00076;~go_function: GO:0003676 - nucleic acid binding [Evidence IEA]); this encodes MMDGLPVDMVEEDITNELKEFYHVEGLDDVRVIRDRQTKLSRQLGFLRFRNLSLSRAFVERNFPTIYLHGPSAQDDRGTKVRIAYSREREDRARARAEADWNCMMCGIVNYSTRQKCFRCQAPRPDAGPAGPPGLPAPKVENHGDNDAAPENQPSQFLLFRGLEPSVTEELLAKGVAKLYRPASGNEAPGNGKKGAKVASTTGDSNLGAREGSIRRVLLVRDRRSNESWRYGFAEFATIQDAQAAITRLNSFEKFTISSRPVLVSYIHAGVFVPVLNPTSNEKFTFSPLNNPSLKLMYWDEEAYANELTVSTAELDNPKGDKPAGQSEKSKDADKAKKRKAEAAAAAGAKKMAVPSHLQFWSNRHAELHGIQKKDADEKGTEHGSDRGVSPSEATAPPSQSYADPNRNCCYLCMRQFKSSAEVNRHERLSQLHRGNLQDEELVAKATGKLIKHGIIPAPTEYRDRARERRKAFGSKPSGKNRPAPPPPKEEEPPVQTTSKGASLLSKMGWTGAGLGAQGTGMTAPIATEVYAQGVGLGAQGSKLGDATEEAGRNTRNRYDEFLEKTKQTARERYEQLDR
- the PLB1_1 gene encoding lysophospholipase 1 (COG:I;~EggNog:ENOG410PFXA;~InterPro:IPR016035,IPR002642;~PFAM:PF01735;~go_function: GO:0004620 - phospholipase activity [Evidence IEA];~go_process: GO:0009395 - phospholipid catabolic process [Evidence IEA]) gives rise to the protein MKDLFGHINMSSFDAVSYINSHSSNITNIPNIGIAVSGGGYRALTNGAGALKAFDSRTENSTHNGQLGGLLQSATYLSGLSGGGWLLGSIYINNFTTVSNLQTYKEGEVWQFQNSITKGPKTNGLQAWDTAKYYRDLAKVVAGKKDAGFNTSFTDYWGRALSYQLINATDGGPGYTWSSIALTQDFQNGNMPMPLLVADGRNPGETLIGSNSTVYEFNPWEFGSFDPSIFGFAPLEYLGSYFENGEVPSGRSCVRGFDNAGFVMGTSSSLFNQFILKLNTTDIPSALKTVLASILEELGDRNDDIAIYSPNPFYEYRNATISYEKTPDLNVVDGGEDKQNLPLHPLIQPARNVDVIFAVDSSASTSDNWPNGSPLVATYERSLNSTGIGNGTAFPSIPDKSTFINQGLNTRPTFFGCNSSNITGHAPLVVYLPNYPYTTLSNKSTFQLKYEISERDDMITNGWNVVTMGNGSRKSYEDWPTCAGCAILSRSFDRTHTQVPDVCERCFEKYCWDGTRNSTEPAAYEPKVLMTSAGVRNLAVSRWVWGLVPVVLGVWLM
- a CDS encoding uncharacterized protein (COG:S;~EggNog:ENOG410Q27W;~SECRETED:SignalP(1-19)) — encoded protein: MNLTLILALLATLAASIPADGPSFTDIYNPQCYKDTDCGTGCCYNGLCLAYCLHNEDDVHTELVRSFIDESRLHTEGDMDITAPVCHTNRDCGNGCCYHGLCLAYCPNDLAKRGDGDATWR
- a CDS encoding alpha-glucosidase (CAZy:GH13;~COG:G;~EggNog:ENOG410PGUZ;~InterPro:IPR017853,IPR006047,IPR013780;~PFAM:PF00128;~go_function: GO:0003824 - catalytic activity [Evidence IEA];~go_process: GO:0005975 - carbohydrate metabolic process [Evidence IEA]), with protein sequence MAKSASQIHRAWWKECSVYQIWPASYKDSNDDGIGDIPGIISKLDYIKNIGVDIVWLCPSYKSPQVDMGYDIADYYSIADEYGTVADVEKLIQGCHERGMKLLMDLVVNHTSDQNEWFKQSRSSKDNEYRNWYVWKPARYDEQGNRHPPNNWVSHFQGSAWEWDEHTQEYYLHLYAVEQPDLNWEHPPVRKAVHDIMRFWLDKGADGFRMDVINFISKDQRFPDARVKDPRTPWQWGDKYYANGPRLHEYLADLGKILKEYDAFSVGEMPFVRDTEEVLRAVRYDRNEINMIFNFEHVDIDHGTYDKFEPGSWKLTDLKAFFETWQKFMYNNDGWNALYWENHDQPRSIDRYAQAKEEFRTEAGKMLATVLALQSGTPFVYQGQEIGMRNVPIEWDMNEYKDIDCLNHWHRLLKYRPDDIEAQKSARQEYQKKSRDNGRTPVQWSSAPNGGFTGPNAKPWMSVNPDYVRFNAEAQVNDPNSIYYYWAAVLGLRKKYLDIFVYGDYDLVDKDSQEVFAYSRQYENQKALVLTNWTENTLEWDATANGVKGVKDVVLNSYESAEAAKGRFSGQKWSLRPYEAVVLLVDA